Proteins encoded within one genomic window of Ottowia sp. SB7-C50:
- a CDS encoding DNA mismatch endonuclease Vsr produces the protein MVDVVDSATRSRMMSGIRGRNTKPEILIRSLLHRQGFRFRLHVRDMPGKPDIVLPRYRAVVFVHGCFWHGHNCPLFKLPGTRPDFWSEKIERNQNNDNRAKAALLADGWRVGVIWECALRGAGKNIEGVAQSLAEWLRSDTPLIEVRK, from the coding sequence ATGGTTGACGTAGTGGACAGCGCTACACGTAGCCGGATGATGTCCGGTATACGTGGACGCAACACAAAACCGGAAATCCTGATTCGCAGCCTGCTGCACCGTCAGGGTTTCCGGTTCCGTCTTCATGTCCGCGACATGCCAGGCAAGCCAGACATCGTGTTACCTCGCTACCGTGCGGTAGTATTTGTGCATGGATGCTTCTGGCATGGGCACAACTGCCCACTGTTCAAGTTGCCAGGAACCCGCCCGGACTTCTGGAGCGAGAAGATTGAGCGGAATCAGAATAACGACAACCGTGCCAAGGCGGCATTGCTGGCAGACGGTTGGCGGGTTGGCGTCATATGGGAGTGCGCCCTGCGCGGCGCTGGGAAAAATATCGAGGGAGTAGCACAGAGCCTTGCCGAATGGCTTCGTAGCGACACCCCGTTGATCGAGGTGCGTAAATGA
- a CDS encoding DEAD/DEAH box helicase: protein MSIKWDVSGKELRLIERTGNIRVPSVDEIYAALVERKPTEDGIPTSVADLRVSRYPLVPRLVIDEGSDGIPKYLLTAKCRGLLLSLDLSDLERGHVILDGTWYPIDTPTSTEIAKLLLDAGAELGPVQSLKSFLHVRKAAAAGGPVDDITATLSISPCAFIPTGHDTPNGVDANLYSYQILGWRWLKFLLSEGSGGLLADEMGLGKTLQIIAALSDAGSGPLRPSLIVAPGSLLENWRREIRKFAPGLKVLKHHGPVRTGRPADLAEYDVVVTSYEVVVGDNSLLNMIRWKVVVLDEAQFIRNPSAQRSKAVKHLQRDAGLAVTGTPIENRLLDVWSIMDFVFPGYLGDAKSFEKQFLNNADSAAQLEPLISPLMLRRRVAEVAQDLPPRIDIPQLLDLAESEAAVYDAERERIYAEYGSAATLVALTSLRRFCAHPSLMGGDVDTADPMTFTKFRRLDEIVEEIFERDEKVLVFTSFTAMADIIARHVMKRFGAFAGVIDGRLPIEERQPMIDRFGSIKGGAALVLNPKAGGGWSQHCRRQSRDPLQPGVESRFRRPSFSTRS from the coding sequence ATGAGCATTAAATGGGATGTGAGCGGCAAAGAACTGCGGTTAATTGAGCGGACAGGAAATATTCGAGTTCCTTCTGTTGATGAAATTTATGCTGCCCTCGTAGAGCGCAAGCCCACTGAAGATGGAATTCCCACGAGTGTGGCAGATCTGCGAGTGTCTCGGTATCCATTGGTTCCGCGCTTGGTTATAGACGAAGGCAGCGATGGAATTCCAAAATATTTGCTTACTGCGAAGTGCCGTGGCTTGCTTCTCTCGCTTGATTTGTCTGATCTGGAGCGAGGACATGTCATTCTAGACGGCACCTGGTATCCAATTGACACGCCAACGAGTACCGAGATTGCCAAACTGCTGCTCGACGCAGGTGCAGAGCTTGGCCCTGTTCAATCATTGAAGTCATTCCTTCACGTTCGCAAGGCCGCAGCGGCAGGCGGACCAGTTGACGACATTACGGCGACCCTATCTATATCGCCTTGTGCATTTATCCCGACAGGTCACGACACGCCAAACGGTGTTGATGCAAACCTTTACTCCTATCAGATTTTGGGGTGGCGATGGCTGAAATTTCTGCTCTCAGAGGGGAGCGGAGGATTGCTTGCCGATGAAATGGGGCTCGGGAAGACTCTCCAGATCATTGCGGCACTGAGTGATGCTGGCAGCGGCCCTCTCCGGCCTTCACTGATCGTCGCTCCGGGGTCGCTGCTCGAAAACTGGCGCCGTGAAATCAGAAAATTTGCTCCAGGGTTGAAAGTCCTGAAACATCACGGACCAGTCCGGACCGGTCGTCCCGCAGATCTAGCTGAGTACGACGTCGTCGTTACCTCGTATGAAGTGGTCGTTGGGGACAATAGCCTGCTTAATATGATCCGATGGAAAGTGGTTGTGCTTGATGAAGCACAGTTCATCCGAAATCCATCTGCCCAACGAAGCAAGGCAGTAAAGCATTTGCAGCGAGATGCAGGTCTCGCGGTGACAGGAACACCGATCGAGAATCGACTGCTTGATGTCTGGTCAATAATGGACTTCGTGTTTCCGGGATACTTGGGTGACGCAAAATCCTTCGAGAAGCAATTTCTCAATAACGCAGATAGTGCCGCTCAGCTTGAGCCCCTGATTTCTCCTTTGATGCTACGAAGACGCGTCGCCGAAGTTGCTCAAGACCTGCCACCTCGTATTGACATACCCCAATTGCTCGATCTGGCCGAATCCGAGGCCGCAGTATATGACGCAGAGCGTGAACGTATATACGCCGAATATGGTTCGGCCGCCACACTTGTTGCGCTGACGTCTCTCAGGCGGTTTTGTGCGCACCCCAGTCTTATGGGTGGAGATGTTGATACAGCTGATCCCATGACGTTTACAAAATTTCGGCGGCTCGATGAGATCGTAGAGGAAATCTTCGAGCGGGACGAAAAGGTGCTGGTCTTCACATCTTTTACTGCGATGGCGGACATCATCGCGCGGCATGTCATGAAACGCTTCGGTGCATTCGCAGGAGTCATAGATGGACGCCTTCCAATCGAAGAGCGACAGCCGATGATCGACCGGTTCGGTTCCATAAAAGGCGGTGCGGCGCTAGTTCTCAACCCTAAGGCAGGGGGGGGCTGGTCTCAACATTGTCGCCGCCAATCACGTGATCCATTACAACCCGGAGTGGAATCCCGCTTTAGAAGACCAAGCTTCAGCACGCGCTCATAG
- a CDS encoding type II restriction endonuclease, which yields MRGVAAKRLSAVEADETRSNQHEYNATKPMLAFLGRPEEKTRISARFLYLTDDDPEPIVEDAFLTLGNRRHGKPRAPEFRLYFPTTTVSLNASEGDLLVIAKKRDGGLLVIIAENGSSIGRQIEWLFGFADLAHPGFSVKSELETEQDRIEFASRFILENIGIAVEASEDTYLDEMLSRFNSRFPTTREFSAYARSTLKDLSPKDQPDLVLMTWMEREEILFRTLERYLIADRLSVGFIDPSKTVISPAGFPFHSDKEPDGIRKKVNGIDVDSFISFSLSVQNRRKSRVGLALENHLELLFSENGLRYTRTAVTENKAKPDFLFPGVAEYHNPSFDSLKLTMLGVKSTCKDRWRQVLAEADRIDDKHLLTLETAISTNQTDEMAAKRLQLILPRSLHQTYTQPQQAWLMDVEAFISLARQRQNS from the coding sequence TTGAGGGGGGTCGCCGCCAAGCGACTGAGTGCAGTTGAGGCAGATGAAACGCGTTCAAACCAGCATGAATACAACGCGACAAAACCGATGCTGGCTTTTCTTGGAAGGCCAGAAGAAAAAACCAGAATTTCTGCGCGTTTTCTCTACCTCACCGATGATGATCCAGAACCAATTGTTGAGGATGCTTTCCTCACTTTGGGCAATCGGCGACATGGCAAGCCACGAGCACCGGAATTTCGCCTTTACTTCCCTACCACGACTGTTTCCCTGAACGCGAGTGAGGGCGATCTGCTAGTCATCGCCAAAAAACGCGACGGAGGCCTCCTCGTCATCATTGCAGAAAATGGTTCAAGTATTGGGAGGCAGATTGAATGGTTGTTTGGATTCGCCGACTTGGCGCACCCGGGGTTCTCAGTAAAGTCTGAGCTAGAAACGGAACAGGACCGTATCGAGTTTGCATCCCGGTTTATTCTTGAAAATATCGGCATTGCAGTTGAAGCATCTGAGGATACCTATCTTGATGAGATGCTCAGCCGCTTCAATAGTCGCTTCCCTACCACTCGAGAGTTTTCGGCTTATGCGCGTTCAACTCTCAAGGACCTTTCCCCAAAGGATCAGCCCGACCTTGTTCTGATGACGTGGATGGAGCGTGAGGAAATCCTTTTCCGAACACTCGAGCGCTATCTTATTGCCGACCGATTGTCAGTTGGCTTTATTGACCCATCAAAGACAGTGATTTCTCCTGCGGGCTTTCCCTTTCACTCAGACAAAGAACCGGATGGCATACGTAAAAAAGTAAATGGAATCGATGTTGACAGTTTTATTTCGTTCTCGCTGTCCGTGCAGAATCGGCGAAAAAGCCGTGTTGGCCTTGCGCTGGAAAATCATCTGGAATTGCTGTTTTCAGAGAATGGTCTTCGCTACACGCGAACAGCCGTAACAGAAAACAAGGCCAAGCCTGATTTTCTATTCCCGGGCGTGGCTGAGTACCACAATCCATCGTTCGATTCTCTAAAGCTCACAATGCTTGGAGTGAAATCGACCTGTAAAGACCGCTGGCGGCAGGTTCTTGCCGAGGCCGACCGGATTGATGACAAGCATCTACTGACATTGGAAACAGCGATTTCCACGAATCAGACTGACGAAATGGCTGCAAAGCGGCTGCAACTCATTCTGCCGCGAAGTCTGCACCAGACCTATACGCAGCCCCAGCAGGCATGGCTTATGGACGTGGAGGCATTCATTAGTCTGGCTCGACAGCGCCAGAACAGCTAA
- a CDS encoding ATP-binding protein — protein sequence MNDFEEIELQPDPERVIVGLRDTGYEFNTAVADIVDNSIAANATKVVLELSADFRGNIRLMIADNGDGMDRQGLINAMRYGSKARPNPASLGKYGLGLKTASTAFCKRLSVISRPDGKTPALMATWDLYHVAKVNKWSLLVSDKCDEESLESLDEVAPGHSGTVVLWEEVDRLIKDYSTPSGKTAQKALKAKEDALRQHLAMIYQRFLDPNDKRAQDVSIELNGVPVIAWDPFQRGLSELVAEETLQVEMDSGKEASFVVRAFILPRREEFPDDELAKKAMLTNERQGIYIYRENRLIHDADWLGLYQKEPHITQLRVEFSFDHRLDDAFHLDIKKSQIILNEDLASWLQESFLPAPRREANRRSREGQQKSISKKGSGAHDTSNNNIRNREAAAGGPKVGVVDPVAGTAEIDNKYGKTRLKLTIAAAKRPGEVFVQPVEGINNGLLFQPAIIEQHKAVQVNTSHPYYHKVYVPNLNRSVTMQGLDSLMWALSVAELSTVQDGTAAMFQDMRYEISRILEKLVETLPDPNGGEDE from the coding sequence ATGAACGACTTCGAAGAAATAGAACTGCAGCCCGATCCAGAGCGTGTCATCGTTGGTCTTCGGGACACTGGGTATGAGTTCAATACTGCTGTAGCCGATATCGTGGACAACTCGATTGCTGCAAATGCGACAAAGGTTGTGCTCGAACTTTCTGCTGATTTCAGGGGGAATATCCGACTGATGATTGCAGATAACGGCGATGGCATGGACCGTCAAGGGCTGATAAATGCCATGCGTTATGGTTCAAAGGCACGGCCGAATCCTGCAAGTCTCGGTAAATACGGTCTCGGCCTTAAAACTGCCTCTACTGCGTTCTGCAAGCGCTTGTCTGTGATATCCCGTCCAGATGGGAAAACACCAGCACTCATGGCAACCTGGGATTTGTACCACGTAGCCAAAGTAAACAAATGGTCGCTTCTTGTCAGTGATAAATGCGACGAGGAATCACTTGAATCGCTAGATGAAGTTGCTCCCGGCCATTCCGGAACTGTAGTGCTTTGGGAAGAAGTTGATCGTTTGATCAAAGATTATTCGACGCCATCCGGAAAAACAGCTCAGAAGGCACTCAAAGCAAAAGAGGACGCCCTTCGCCAGCACCTTGCAATGATTTATCAGCGGTTTCTGGATCCAAACGACAAACGAGCCCAAGACGTGAGCATAGAGCTTAACGGCGTGCCTGTCATTGCATGGGACCCCTTTCAGAGGGGGCTATCCGAGCTCGTGGCCGAAGAGACACTGCAAGTTGAAATGGACAGCGGCAAGGAGGCATCTTTCGTTGTACGTGCATTCATCTTGCCTCGCAGGGAGGAATTTCCCGATGACGAGCTCGCCAAGAAAGCGATGCTCACTAACGAACGGCAGGGTATTTACATATATCGCGAGAACAGGCTTATTCACGACGCCGATTGGCTAGGTCTTTATCAGAAAGAGCCGCATATTACCCAACTACGTGTCGAGTTTTCATTTGATCACCGTCTGGATGACGCATTCCATCTTGACATCAAGAAATCTCAGATTATTTTGAACGAGGATTTGGCTTCATGGTTGCAAGAGTCTTTTCTACCTGCGCCAAGACGTGAAGCAAACAGACGCTCAAGGGAAGGACAGCAGAAGTCAATCTCTAAGAAGGGAAGCGGTGCACATGACACCTCTAACAATAATATCCGCAATCGGGAGGCAGCAGCGGGTGGTCCAAAGGTTGGTGTCGTAGACCCAGTAGCAGGCACTGCTGAGATCGACAACAAGTACGGCAAAACACGCCTCAAACTAACGATCGCTGCTGCAAAGCGCCCAGGTGAGGTGTTCGTGCAGCCGGTAGAGGGCATTAACAATGGCCTGCTATTTCAGCCCGCGATCATTGAGCAGCACAAAGCCGTACAGGTCAACACCAGTCACCCCTATTACCATAAAGTCTATGTCCCAAACCTCAATCGCAGTGTGACGATGCAGGGTCTGGATTCTTTGATGTGGGCACTTTCGGTGGCGGAACTGTCGACGGTACAGGATGGAACAGCCGCGATGTTCCAGGATATGCGTTACGAGATATCCCGCATTCTTGAGAAATTGGTAGAGACTTTACCCGACCCTAACGGTGGTGAAGACGAATGA
- a CDS encoding EcoRII N-terminal effector-binding domain-containing protein: MERRIAKVLSANDTGETGGHQAGILVPKEPHLLSFFPELDPKQYNPRVHLRFLDDGGTFWEFAFIYYNNALFDGTRNEYRLTRMTKYIRQAGLIAGDELTLSRDGDRYLVSHRRERKVERSGSVLKLGTGWRIVPI, encoded by the coding sequence ATGGAGCGTCGGATAGCCAAGGTTCTGAGCGCGAATGACACTGGTGAGACAGGGGGGCATCAGGCAGGCATTCTCGTCCCGAAAGAGCCCCATCTGCTCTCATTTTTTCCGGAGCTGGATCCAAAACAGTACAACCCTCGAGTCCATCTACGTTTCCTAGATGATGGAGGCACCTTCTGGGAGTTCGCTTTCATCTATTACAACAACGCCTTATTTGACGGGACGCGTAACGAGTACCGACTAACGCGAATGACAAAATATATTCGCCAGGCAGGACTCATCGCTGGAGACGAGTTAACTCTCTCTCGCGATGGCGATCGATATTTGGTGTCGCACCGTAGAGAGCGGAAGGTGGAACGTTCTGGGAGCGTGCTCAAGCTAGGCACTGGTTGGCGCATTGTTCCGATTTAA